Proteins encoded together in one Dehalococcoidales bacterium window:
- a CDS encoding MOSC domain-containing protein: protein MSKVIAVCRSDTTGTRKDVVDEVILHDNYGIENDAHADSAWHRQVSLLATESIEKMRDMGLDVGPGDFAENLTTEGIELFTLPIGTFLGVGDGVTLEVTQIGKECHTGCAILRQTGKCIMPREGVFARVVHGGTVRAGADIKRVEEE from the coding sequence GTGAGCAAAGTGATTGCCGTCTGCCGGAGTGACACCACAGGCACCAGGAAGGACGTAGTCGACGAGGTTATCCTGCACGATAACTACGGCATCGAGAATGACGCCCACGCGGACAGTGCCTGGCACCGTCAGGTCAGCCTTCTGGCAACTGAAAGTATTGAGAAGATGCGTGATATGGGGCTGGATGTAGGCCCCGGTGATTTCGCTGAAAACCTTACCACCGAAGGGATAGAGCTATTCACACTGCCGATAGGTACTTTTCTGGGAGTGGGTGATGGCGTCACGCTTGAGGTGACCCAAATCGGTAAGGAATGCCACACCGGATGCGCCATTCTCCGGCAGACCGGAAAGTGTATAATGCCCAGGGAAGGCGTCTTTGCCCGGGTAGTCCACGGCGGCACCGTCCGTGCCGGCGCTGATATCAAGCGGGTCGAAGAGGAGTAA